Genomic window (Oryza sativa Japonica Group chromosome 3, ASM3414082v1):
CAATTCTGCAATATTGAAAACAAATACTCCCAAATTTGGAATATGCAAGGCATTCAATAATATGCTCCCACCATATCACCAACTAAGCCATGGTTCCAACTTCCAGCATAAACAAGGCACATGTTAGGGCCATACATATGCCCGTGCATGATCAGAAGACGCAGAAGAAATATAGTTCTCTTTAGGGTGCCACATAGCCTTCAGCTTTCTTcatctcctcctcatcctcggcCTTGTACTTCTCGGCCTTCTTCACCatcctctcgatctcctccttGCTCAGCCTCCCCTTGTCGCTCTTGATGGTGATGCTGTTGCTGCGTCCCGTCGTCTTGTCCTCCGCGGACACGTTCATGATGCCGTTATAATCAATGCTGAAGGTGACGTTGATCTGGGGCACGCCCCTCGGCGCCGGTGGGATGCCGGTGAGAACAAACTTGCCGAGCGGGTTGTTATCCTTGGTTCTTCGGCCTTCGCCCTCGTTCACGTTGATGAGCACGGCGGTCTCGTTGTCGTAGTGGGTAGTGTACATTTTCTGCCTGCTTACGGGGATGGTGGTGTTCCTCGGGATCAACACCGACATCCCGCCACCGAATACCTCTATCCCGAGCGACAGCGGCGTGACGTCGAGAAGGACCACGTCGCGAAGGTCCTTCTCGTTGGCGTCGCCGTTGAGGAGGGCGGCCTTGACGGCGGCGCCGTGCGCGACGGCCTCGTCGGGGTTGATGCTCCTGCAGAGCGCCTTGCCGTCGAACAGGTCCTGGAGCAGGCTCCGCACCTTGGGGATGCGGGTGGAGCCTCCGACGAGCACGACGTCGTCGACGGTGCCCTTGTCCGTCCCGGCGTCGCGGAGGCACTGCTTGACGGTGTCCATGCACTCGAGGAAGAGGTCCATGTTGAGCTCCTCGAACTTGGCCCGTGTGACGGTCGCGTGGAAGTCGACGCCGCCGTGGAGCGAGTCGATCTCGATGGTGGTCTGCGCCGTGGAGGACAGCATCCTCTTCGCCTTCTCGCACGCCGTCCTCAGCCGCCGGAGCGCCCTCTGGTCGCCCCTGATCTCCGGCCTCTTGTACTTCCTCAGGAACTCCCGAACCAGGTGCTTCACCATCCTGCCATTGAAATCCTCGCCGCCGAGGTGggtgtcgccggcggtggccttcACCTCGAAGATGCCTATGTCGATGTCCACCCCGGGGTCGATGTTGAGGACGGACACGTCCagggtgccgccgccgaggtCAAATATCAGCACTCTCTTCTTCTTGTCGCTGCTGCCGACCACCTTGTCGAGGCcgtaggcgacggcggcggcggtgggctcgtTGATGATGCGCAGGacgtcgaggccggcgacggcgccggcgtccATGGTGGCCTGGCGCTGGGAGTCGTTGAAGTAGACCGGCACGGTGATGACGGCCTTCTCGACCGTCTTGTCGAGGTAGGCCTCGGCGGTCTCCTTCATCTTGAAGAGCACCATGGCGGAGATCTCCTCGGCGGAGAACTCCTTCTCCTCGCCCCTGTACTGCACCACGATCATCGGCCGGTCGTCCTTGCCGGAGGTGACCTTGAAAGGCCATAGCTTGATATCTCCCTGCACGGACACGTCGCTGAATCGCCGGCCGATCAATCGCTTCGCATCTACAAGAAATCAATCGATTCAAAAACACAACATTTTTACAAAAATCACAAGTACGAAATAGAAGATTGCAAAACTCGTTAAAAATACAAGAATAATtgtttaaatagaaaaaaaaacacgactAGTTTTTTCATGAGGATGGAGCTCTCGctaattttcttctaaaatatCTATAAGATTATCCATTATATAggaactagctgggtggcccgcgcaattgcgcggctagcatccatacaaaattatctattttttacatatgattttacttaaaatttgtcaaatagtTATCTCGTTATCTTAAGACTTTGGACTGAACCTTATCATCCCGGTGTTTCTActtttatagtttataaaagtCACGCCAGTCGCTACCACTCACTCCTTTGGCATATCTCcgttatttgcttgctcgatctaccattgtttctatttattctccttgaaaacttaaaaattataccttatagtttttagagtttgttGGCTTGTTAGGTTTCATTTTTACAATAtttagaagtctcgtcaaacACTGCTACTGTACTCCTCTATGCTCTACGGTTCGTCCACTGCCTCCTCTCTTTATTaacattgagattttaaaagtcgaacataattatctagaagtcccgtcaaacgatgccactgtactcctctacAGCCCGTTTATTGCCTCCTCTCTTTATTaacattgagattttaaaaatcgaacataattatctagaagtcccgccaaaccttCAGCGGCTTTGCCAATGTACTCTTCTATGGTTCGTCCGTTGCTTCCCCTCTTTGTTATTATTGATATTTTAAAGATTatacatgattatcattggggtttgtttttttactttctagaagtcctgccAAATCGTACTCTTTtatggctcgcccgctgcctcctctcAACCATTGTGAACGTTCTACTTAACGACATGTCTGTGTTCCTCCTCTTAATCTTAATTGGGATTCTATTTGGAGTTTtgtttataatttctagatgtcccatcaaccatcatctcTACTACTTTATAGGCATGTTGCTTCTCATTTTTATTATCGTTTGTCATTGTTGTATTCTAGAttgtcctctttttttttttgaaaattccatatttttcattctagcattttttatttataaattgtattcctgcATGAACTCTTCCATAATTTTTAAAGTCCTGTTAAACACCGCCACTGTACTTCTCTATGGGGCACCCACTGCCTcatctctttattatcattaggGTTTTAAAAaacgaacataattatcgtgtTGGTTCAgcttttactttctagaagttctgCCAAACCGTCAATGGCTTTGCCAATGTACTCATCTACGGCTCGCCTGGTGCCTCCTCTCCTTATTgtttttgatattttaaaaattgtacatgattatcattaggtttattttttactttctataagtccAACCAACTGCTATAACCATACTGCTTAACGGTCTATCTGTCGTCCCTCCTCTTAATCctcattgggattctatttggtttgtttttaatttttagaattCCCATCAACCGTCACCACTCTACTTCTTTATAGGCATGACCATGATCAAactatttagattttttttaatctgagAATTTGTAAGTCTCGAGAGCAAACTTAGAGACTTTTTTTACATTACTTTATTAAGATAATAGATAGAATATTTTATTTGTATATAATTATATCAATCAATATGCACCATTAAAATCTAGATCCTTTAAATACTTCACTTTTTTAATTAATATGGTGATTTCCGCCCGCTTCTCAGCTCTGCCCCATTCTCGGAGTATGAGCTATAACATATGGACCCTAAATATAGAGAAAGCTATTGGGAATCTTGTTACttgctccctccatctacttttgatagtcatatttcatcttggcacacagaccaatgataagtaattctacttatcatccatttaaacatgctactagtcattcctcgtaaacaagcgattcattaatatttacatttcacgATGCTCaagtagccaatcttgtgtggaagaatggagagtcatgcatcaaatccgagaaagtcattaagatgataggttgttgaattgaaatatgcctatcaaaaatagaattttcagatttgaaaatatgactatcaaaagtagatggagggagtagaatttattttttctaaaaaacatACCGTCTCTAAAGATTATGCGATAGAGCAAAACTTAAATGTGGTTGAAGGAGTTCGGATGCCCAGTTGTTTTATCTCCCCTACATATGATTTTGTACAGGACGTGTCAGTTGTGCatatttattatttctaatttagCTATGCAGACATGACGTGTTTGTCTCCTGTCAGTAAATTAAGTTTCctaatttgattttgatttcaAAGGCTGCTGCGTAGCACACATCAAAATCTAACTCCACGCTCTTTCACGTGTCCGATTCATAAAAACAGAATCAAAGAGTCAAGCTTTTACATATATTGTGATTAAATCTCAACCCTTGTAGTCTAGATATGTTATGATCTAACGGTgtagattttttctttttccccgattaatgtgggaatttctagcctccacagcggACGTGGTGCattctttcaaagctgttttaataatataatagaatagatagatagatagatagattcaaAGAATGAATAtgatttcaaaaattttataggacttttttttatataggatTGAGTCTAAACTTTTCTATGTTTGTTCTACAAATTAAAAGGAATAGTGCTAAACAAGTACTTACTAGTTACAGTAGTTACTAGCGTTTGGTACTGGGATGGATGGCATTATGGCAAATAAGGGAGTTCGAGTTCTCACCGAAGATGGTGTTGAGGGGATTCATGGCGGCCTGGTTCAAGGCGGCGTCGCCGATGAGGCGCCAGGTGTCGGTGAAGGCGACGCAGGACGGCGTGGTGAGGTTGCCCTGGTCGTTGGGGATCACCTCcacgcggccgcgccgccacaCGGCCACGCACGAGTACGTCGTCCCGAGGTCGATGCCGACCGCCggcccgtcgtcgtcgcccggcAGAAACCCCATCTTCTCCGAGGGAGAGAGCCGAGAAGTTGCTTGGGTGATCGCTGATCAGTACAGGGGATTGTGCCGCATTTATACAGATATACATGCAGTTTTAATCAGAGGAAGGCGGGAAGCCATTTTGCTAGCATACACACAAGTGTGAACTGCAATTGGGAGGTGAAGCGAACATTGGCGTTCTACGAGGCTGCATTAAAAGGATTCACGAAATCAACAGTCGGTACTCGGTAggcgtttctttttttttttaccctttttttttacacGAAAAATTCAGCCGCAAGCCCATAACTCGGCCTGACTCCACTGTAACTGGGGTACCTGATTCCATGGCACATTGTGCAGCGTATTCGTATCCATGAAAGAGATGAAAATTTTGTGTAAATGTATGATTTCAGTCACTTTACTTGACCTTCCAGTTGCAAATGTACAACGACACGCTGTGTCACTGTGTGCCTACAGCCGCAACAATGAGAAACCATCTCCACCTCCGGTCACACTTGCCTCTGAACACTATCAAAATTCTACAACTGGCTACAAGGCTACATGTAACAAGAATGTGTTATATACACTGTTTAGACCTGAAATTATCAGGTTCCAAAAGTTTCAACAGCAATTTCTCTAACTTTGCCGAACTTTTCGTCGGCCTCAGAACAAAAGACCTTCCGAAGAAGGAACATGGATCTTTGTCATTTACCGAGCTACCTAAGCACCATCCACCAGGTGTGAATCGTTCAGGTGCTCTCCTCAACAGCTTGGTGTCGATCATATCCAGGACTGGATTGTCATTGGCAAAGGAGTGTGCAAATGGTGCACCGCTGCTTGCGATTGCGTCAAAATGCTCGGTTGTCAGGTTAACAGGTAATGTTCGTGGAGGGTTGTCCCATGCCATGAATCGGAGATCATTATTAACGGTAGTGTTCTGATAGTACTTTGAGTTGCAGATCACCGTGTGGAAGTAGCCCTCCGAGGATGCCAAGAAGTTGGCAAAATACATGAGTAGAGTGCGAGGAAGGTTGTCCCATCCCAATAAGCAAAATTCCAGGAATGATCGGCTAAGTATTACCCATGAAGAGCCTGCGTCAGGAGAAACATTACAGGTTAGAGCTCAACTCTACAGATGATAAAATTGCCCATTGACTGTGCTGAGTGGACTGTGAATTAAGCAATATATCGAGCATTTTAAATAATCCAACAGAATGTTGATAGTCAAAATACAGGCATCTGTATATAATGCAGATGTCACCCAAATGTGCAACTGCGATGATAGCTGTCCAAATGGTAAAGAAATGGGATGCATTATGGTCCTATCCCATATATATCTGAGGTAGACAGAATAATCAATCTAGTAGAGCCAGAATTCCGTATGCTGCTTGTCTCAAAGGCTGACCAAGAATGCAATGTGTCCTGTTAGTTCAGTTGTCGAGGAATTCTCTATTTAGATCTCTGTATGATCATATTTTTGAAATAGTTTGCACAATCACCCCTTTTACAAGTCTTCTATGTCTGACACTCTGACATAAAAGTACCACCAATTATGCAAAAAACTACTTTACCTTCATGaatgagggtgtgtttagttcttcgggtgtaaagtttttaagtatacggacacacatttgaagtattaaacgtaaactaataacaaaacaaattacaaattccgcatgtaaactgcgagacgaatttattaagcctaattaatccgtcattagcaaaagtttactgtagcatcatattgtcaaaccatggcgtaattaggctcaaaagattcgtctcgcaatttacatgcaaattgtgcaattggtgttttttccccacatttaatgccccatgcatgtgtccaaacatttgatgtgacgtttttggccaaaattttttggGATCTAAACAAAGCCTGAGCTTGCTGGTTATACAACCTCTAGATGTAATTTTATGATTGAAATgtgatatataatatattatctataaaGTGCGCAAAAAACGCAGCTAACATTGAAATTGTTATTTCTAATATACACCATAAAAATATGGAAGAATCTATCAGTACTGTGCTCGAAAAGATTATATTTTGAAAAGAGGGAACATATCAACATAGGCAACAGTAAAATGTTGCAGATAACTAGTACAGAATATATGAAATTTCCTAAGTAGAAAACAAGGATGAGGCAATACCTACAAATATTTTGAAAGCTGAAGGCAAGCTCCTTTTCTCCTTTGTTGTCACAACCTCAGTTTTATTTGAGATCTGCAATGCTGGATCTACAATAATTGGTCTCGCCCTTTGGTACCTGCACATGCAACCAGAAACAATCATAATGAAGAAAATATCAGAAAGGTTCAGAAACACATGGCAGAAAAGTGTTcttactccctccaaccaatATTGCTTGTGTGCTCAATAAAATTCAGATCTCTTGGGAGATATGAGAAGATGTGAAGGATGTCTGTCAAGTATCAGGGCAAGAACATAGAGATCAGTTCGGAAAGTTAGAATGCCTACTATTATGGTACAGCATTCATAAAACAATCAGCATAAAGCTAGGAACGACTACTAACTTTTTTTAGTCCAAAACAGCATACTCAACAAAGGATGCAGTAAGCGATTAATTTCATTAGTGCAGAAACATCTCAAGTGATCGAATGCTATGAGTGAACTAATCCGTTTGTAACTGCTAATGTTTGCAGAGCTTCAACAGGTTGTTTCCATGTCTAATGTATTCTTTTAAACAAGGTTGAAGGAAGGAGTTTTTTTTGGAGCATTCAAGTGGCACTTGATGTCAGGGTTCATTTTGCATGATACCTACTGTCATTTAGGCGGCACCCAACAGTGGCAGAGGCATTGTCTAAGTCTATCCTCCTTGATCTTAAATACAGCCAGGGCTAAGAGAAGTACGGAGATTGAGCATATCACTGGCAGCGCAATACTGTTTGGTCATCCATTTCAACAATATAAAGACTACAAGCTGTAGAGTAGCTGTATGAAGAAAAATAGCATAACTTCAAGATTGAAGCTAATTGGTGCGGTAGCTCCACCAACTATCGATGGCAACAcattttggaaatttctttaggCCTGAGCTCCAGGTAGCTGCCAGGAATTGAGAGATCATTAAATGGAGAATGAAGGATCACACATGGAAGGTGGTgtggtggcattgttgtcaaAAAGAGCTGCTAATCGATCACCATATGAAGTTGCTTATCTACTGATCTATTTGATGCAGCTTTTAAGTGCCTTTGCAAGTTGAAGAAGTGTGACAGCAAGTGGGTAATGTGGATCGCGAAAGTGTTGATTATGGTGATGAGGGCTGAATTTGAACCTCTGTTGCTTATCGGggtttttttcttccttctttttggtTTGCTTGCATTTTGTGCATTGGAGCTTCGGATACTAGCAAATAGTGATCCAGGCTGACTATATTATTTTTgtccaatccaatccaaactAGGGTTAatagaaattatatatatgcCTTAGTTTAGAACCTTCAATACACAAATGGGAAAATAGCAGTGTATTAACCAAAGAAAATTGGTTGTAAGGACTATAGCAATTGAAGACCTGACAATACGGTGACAGATTGCTCTATCAGATCTGTAATCTGCAATCTGATGAATTCTATAACCCAAAGCTCCAACATGAGCAAAAAATGCACATAATCTACCCAAAATACCACACTGAAGTGCTTCAGCAATACAATTTTTTAGCTGAGTATGCAATAAAACATACCACAAATGAAACTAAAATGTACAGTTGATTTGCCATCATAGCATCTAGAAGCACTTATCAATACCAGGCTCAGTCAAATGATACTCTGAAAATGGAAGTAAGTTAAACAGGTCATATTTACTCTATTTTTAGAGTAGCTACACTCCCATCTTATTTCACACTAAGACACACTATGATACTAGAGTTAATTGGTTAATTACGAGAGGAGGAGCAATATGTGCTCACACTAAGACACACACTATGTGCTCATATGATACTACTATTATACTAAGACAAAATGGGAGTACTATTTGTCAATAGTGGATGCCATATGGTTAATTACGAGAGGAGGAGCAATATGTGCTCATATGAAAACGTAAAGGCATTTAAATCAAGCGAAAACACTAGTAGTATcattgggagggagggagggagggagggagggaggggaggggggcaaTCCATTAGTATCCATCTTGAAGGAGCTAAGAGCTTACCATCCTGAGGCATGAGCGGGTAATCGGAGGCGCTGAGATTGATGAACCAGCTCCACCCATCGAACTCCCGGAgcatcacggcggcggcgtggagcgtcGCGGCGAGCTCGGTGGGCCCGCGCCGCGAGACCGGTCCCCACTCCCCCGCCGCGGCGACCCGCACGTTGCCGTACCGCCggggcgcctcctcgccgcgcacGAACGCCTCGAGAtccgcgcgctcctcctccccggcgacCCCGACGAGGTAGAAGTTCCAGGGGTGGTACAGCGCCCGCAGCATCCGCCGGATCCGCGGGccgtccccggcgccgccggatACGAGGTACGCCAGCCTCGGCGGCAGCTGGTgcggcgccgccccgcgccgcggcggcgccgcggggcgcgccgcCCCGAGCGCGGCGTAGAGGACGGGCACCGATAGGAGCGGGAGCGCCAGCAGCAGCGCCCGGAGCCACCTCAGCCGGCGGTTcccctgcggctgcggctgcttcCTCATGTCCGTCCTGCttccgccgccccgcgcgcgtCGGCGAGGGAGCCGCTAGAGCATCACCGGCATTCGTTcgcggcggctcgccggagcCGTACGAGCTACTAGTAGTAACGCCTAGAATACGAATTTAATCggggtaaaaaagaaaaaatctggAGGGCTCTCGGCTCGGTTGCTGGGATGGTGGAGACGAGACGAAAGCGTGTGAGATAAAAGGCGAGAGGCTGGGCTgcggctgccgctgccgctgcagcGCGGCGTCTCCTGCAAGCAAGCCGTACCGTACCGTG
Coding sequences:
- the LOC4332417 gene encoding beta-glucuronosyltransferase GlcAT14B, which produces MRKQPQPQGNRRLRWLRALLLALPLLSVPVLYAALGAARPAAPPRRGAAPHQLPPRLAYLVSGGAGDGPRIRRMLRALYHPWNFYLVGVAGEEERADLEAFVRGEEAPRRYGNVRVAAAGEWGPVSRRGPTELAATLHAAAVMLREFDGWSWFINLSASDYPLMPQDDILHIFSYLPRDLNFIEHTSNIGWREYQRARPIIVDPALQISNKTEVVTTKEKRSLPSAFKIFVGSSWVILSRSFLEFCLLGWDNLPRTLLMYFANFLASSEGYFHTVICNSKYYQNTTVNNDLRFMAWDNPPRTLPVNLTTEHFDAIASSGAPFAHSFANDNPVLDMIDTKLLRRAPERFTPGGWCLGSSVNDKDPCSFFGRSFVLRPTKSSAKLEKLLLKLLEPDNFRSKQCI
- the LOC4332416 gene encoding heat shock cognate 70 kDa protein translates to MGFLPGDDDGPAVGIDLGTTYSCVAVWRRGRVEVIPNDQGNLTTPSCVAFTDTWRLIGDAALNQAAMNPLNTIFDAKRLIGRRFSDVSVQGDIKLWPFKVTSGKDDRPMIVVQYRGEEKEFSAEEISAMVLFKMKETAEAYLDKTVEKAVITVPVYFNDSQRQATMDAGAVAGLDVLRIINEPTAAAVAYGLDKVVGSSDKKKRVLIFDLGGGTLDVSVLNIDPGVDIDIGIFEVKATAGDTHLGGEDFNGRMVKHLVREFLRKYKRPEIRGDQRALRRLRTACEKAKRMLSSTAQTTIEIDSLHGGVDFHATVTRAKFEELNMDLFLECMDTVKQCLRDAGTDKGTVDDVVLVGGSTRIPKVRSLLQDLFDGKALCRSINPDEAVAHGAAVKAALLNGDANEKDLRDVVLLDVTPLSLGIEVFGGGMSVLIPRNTTIPVSRQKMYTTHYDNETAVLINVNEGEGRRTKDNNPLGKFVLTGIPPAPRGVPQINVTFSIDYNGIMNVSAEDKTTGRSNSITIKSDKGRLSKEEIERMVKKAEKYKAEDEEEMKKAEGYVAP